The proteins below come from a single Falco rusticolus isolate bFalRus1 chromosome 8, bFalRus1.pri, whole genome shotgun sequence genomic window:
- the CHPF gene encoding chondroitin sulfate synthase 2 → MRLSLVLSVLRPAGPVAIGVSLGFTLSLLSVTWVEEPCGPPPRPAAHLRPDGGPAPPPGPGNANGNAARRPNAVPAGLGADSWEPRVVPYRPPSPGRAAKKAVRTRYISTELGMRQRLFVGVLTSKSTLNTLGVAVNRTLAHHLERLVYFTGTRGRKVPHGMTVVTHSDERPIWNMYQTIRYLLDHYVNDFDWFFLVQDDTYTEAHRISRLVAHLSIDTHLYLGRPEEFIGGDTEGRYCYGGFGYLLSRSLLLLLQQHLESCRNDILSARPDEWLGRCIIDYTAINCAEEHEGLRYHYFELGKNMDPERETDLRFQSAFTVHPVLDPLQMYRLHKYFAQMELERTYQEIQQLQLEIQNASSLSADGDHGATWPIGIPPPFQPKTRFEVLRWDYFTEEQVYACMDGSPKCELRGADLADVADVVATAMEELNRKYQPVLHVRKQQLVNGYRRFDPTRGMEYTLDLQVEVVTQKGHSRSVTKRVHLVRPLSEVEIIPMPYVTEASRINVILPLTAHDRDHAARFLEAYAAAAFESSENTVLTFLFIYDPFEAQQVTQNDIFAPVKAQITEYERKYAEVKIPWISVKTDAPSQIKVMDIISKKHPVDTLFFVAGVGTEVTIDFLNRCRMNTINNWQVFFPIHFQGYNPAIAYHNQVPPATLDLLRDAGRFDRDVFHEACFYNADYMAARTRMAGDVQENEDILETLDIYEMFIKYSNLHVFRAVEPALLQRYRNQACNPRLSEEIYHRCVQSSLEGVGSRSQLAMVLFEQEQGNST, encoded by the exons ATGCGGCTGTCGCTGGTGCTGTCGGTGCTGCGGCCCGCCGGGCCGGTGGCCATCGGCGTCTCGCTGGGCTTCACCCTCAGCCTGCTCAGCGTCACCTGGGTGGAGGAGCCCTgcgggccgccgccgcgccccgctgCCCACCTGCGCCCCGacggcggccccgcgccgcctccCGGCCCCGGCAACGCCAACGGCAACGCGGCGCGCAGGCCCAACGCCGTGCCCGCCGGGCTGGGCGCCGACAGCTGGGAGCCCCGCGTCGTACCCTACCGCCCGCCCAGCCCCGGCAGGGCCGCCAAGAAGGCCGTCAG GACCCGCTAcatcagcacagagctggggatGCGGCAGCGGCTCTTCGTGGGTGTGCTGACCTCCAAGAGCACGCTGAACACCCTGGGGGTGGCTGTCAACCGCACGCTAGCCCACCACCTGGAGCGCCTGGTGTACTTCACAGGCACACGGGGCCGCAAGGTGCCCCATGGCATGACGGTGGTGACACATAGTGACGAGCGGCCCATCTGGAACATGTACCAAACCATCCGGTACCTCCTGGACCACTACGTGAATGACTTTGACTGGTTCTTCCTGGTGCAAGACGACACCTACACAGAGGCACACCGCATCAGCCGCCTGGTCGCCCACCTCAGCATCGACACCCACCTCTACCTGGGCCGTCCCGAGGAGTTCATCGgtggggacacagagggacgGTACTGCTATGGGGGGTTCGGCTACCTGCTGTCCCgcagcctcctcctgctcctgcagcagcacctggaaaGCTGCCGCAATGACATCCTTAGTGCCCGGCCTGACGAGTGGCTGGGCCGCTGCATCATTGACTACACAGCCATCAACTGTGCCGAGGAGCATGAG GGCCTGCGTTACCACTATTTTGAGCTGGGGAAGAACATGGACCCCGAGCGGGAGACCGACCTCCGTTTCCAGAGCGCTTTCACTGTCCACCCTGTGCTGGATCCCCTCCAGATGTACCGACTGCACAAGTATTTTGCACAGATGGAGCTTGAGAGGACATACCAGGAgatccagcagcttcag TTGGAGATTCAGAATGCCAGCAGCCTGTCTGCTGATGGGGACCACGGTGCCACGTGGCCCATTGGCATCCCAccccccttccagcccaaaACCCGCTTTGAAGTGCTGCGCTGGGACTACTTCACGGAGGAGCAGGTCTACGCCTGCATGGATGGCTCCCCCAAGTGCGAGCTGCGTGGCGCGGATCTGGCAGACGTGGCTGATGTGGTGGCCACGGCCATGGAAGAACTGAACCGCAAGTACCAGCCGGTGCTCCATGTCcgcaagcagcagctggtgaaTGGGTACCGACGCTTCGACCCCACACGTGGTATGGAGTACACATTGGACCTCCAGGTGGAGGTGGTCACCCAGAAGGGGCACAGCCGCTCTGTCACCAAGCGTGTGCACCTGGTGCGGCCCCTCAGTGAGGTGGAGATCATCCCCATGCCCTATGTGACAGAGGCCAGCCGCATCAATGTCATCCTGCCACTGACGGCCCATGACCGGGACCATGCTGCTCGCTTCTTGGAGGCTtatgcagcagctgcctttgagAGCAGTGAGAACACGGTTCTCACCTTTCTCTTCATCTATGACCCCTTTGAGGCCCAGCAGGTCACCCAGAATGACATCTTTGCCCCCGTGAAGGCCCAGATCACAGAGTATGAGCGCAAGTATGCAGAGGTGAAGATCCCATGGATCAGTGTTAAGACAGATGCACCTTCCCAAATCAAGGTCATGGACATCATCTCCAAGAAGCATCCCGTGGACACGCTTTTCTTTGTGGCTGGTGTGGGGACAGAGGTCACCATTGACTTCCTGAACCGCTGCCGCATGAACACCATCAACAACTGGCAGGTCTTCTTCCCCATCCACTTCCAGGGCTACAACCCTGCCATTGCTTACCACAACCAGGTGCCTCCCGCCACGCTGGACCTGCTGCGGGACGCAGGGCGCTTCGACCGCGACGTCTTCCACGAAGCCTGCTTCTACAATGCTGACTACATGGCAGCACGCACCCGCATGGCAGGTGATGTGCAGGAGAATGAGGACATCCTGGAGACCTTGGACATCTATGAAATGTTCATCAAGTACTCCAATCTCCATGTCTTCCGGGCTGTAGagcctgccttgctgcagcGCTACCGGAACCAGGCCTGCAACCCCCGGCTCAGCGAGGAGATCTACCACCGCTGTgtgcagagcagcctggaggGCGTAGGCTCTCGCTCCCAGCTGGCCATGGTGCTTTttgagcaggagcaggggaacAGCACCTGA